The nucleotide window TGCCCCCCGCGGCCAGCGCCGCCTTCTCGGTGGAAGGGGTGGTCTTCCCCACGGTCTACGAGAGCCGCGGGCAGCGGCTGGAGCTTAAAGGGGCCGGCCTGTTCCGCTATATGGTGTTTGTCAAGGCCTATGTGGGAGCGCTTTACACCGAAGCCGATACCCAACCGGGTCAGGTTCTGGCCGATCGGGCCAAGCGGCTGGAGATTTCCTATTTTCACCCCATCGCCGGGGAGGATTTTGGGCCGGTGACCATCCGGGCGATTTCCCGCAACGTGCCTGCCGACGTTCTGGCGCGCATCCGGCCGCAGCTCGATCAGCACATCGCGCTTTATCGTGACGTCAAGCCGGGGGACCGCTACGCCCTCACCTACATTCCCGGCTGGGGCACGGAGCTGTCCCTGAACGGCGAACCGCTGGGAGTCACGCCGGGGGCGGAGTTTGCCGCCGCTATGTTCTCCATCTGGTTGGGCCCCCAGCCGCTCAATATCGATTTCAAGCAGGCCTTGCTGGGTCAGGCCTGATCACAAGCAGCCGCCGAGCGGGGTCTCTACCCTGCTCACGGCCGTGGTTCTTTCTTCCGCCACACCGCTTGAATGATCCCCCAGGGCTGTGGCCTGCCGGACCACCCCGCCGTAAAAGGCCGCACGGCCCCGTCTTTCTTGCCCGCAACACCATATTTTTGTTGCCCTGATCCCGGTTATGTGGTGTCCTGCGTGATCCGGATCGTTTCAGGGAATCCGGCGCGAAGGTCGCGCGAAAATTCTCATCAGGGGGAAGCGTGCCCACACCGCTTGAAAATCAGCCTGACACGGGCGCCAAAGAGGATGTCATCATCGAGATCCAGCACATGCACAAGTGGTTCGGGGAGTTACATGTGCTCAAGGATATCAGCCTGACCGTACGCCGGAAGGAGCGGATCGTCATTTGCGGCCCCTCGGGTTCGGGGAAATCCACTCTGATCCGGTGCATCAACCGCTTGGAGGAGCATCAGCGCGGGCGGATCCGGGTGGACGGCATCGAGCTGACCAACGATCTCAAGAACATCGAAAAAATTCGCGCCGAAGTCGGCATGGTCTTTCAGCACTTCAACCTCTTTCCCCACCTGACGATCCTGGAGAACCTGACATTGGGGCCCATCTGGGTCCGCAAGGAACCCAAAGCCCAGGCCGAAGAAACGGCCATGGCCCTTCTGGAAAAGGTGCGCATCGCCGAGCAGGCCCGGAAGTACCCCGGCCAGCTCTCCGGCGGTCAGCAGCAGCGGGTGGCCATTGCCCGCAGCCTGTGCATGAAGCCCAGCGTGATGCTCTTTGACGAACCCACCTCGGCCCTGGACCCTGAAATGGTCCAGGAGGTGCTGGAGGCCATGATCAGTTTGGCGCGCGAAGGGATGACCATGCTGGTGGTGACCCACGAGATGGGCTTTGCCAAAAGCGTCGCCCACCGGGTGCTTTTCATGGACGAGGGGCAGATCGTGGAAGAGGGCACGCCCGAGGAATTTTTCGAAAACCCCCGCAGCGATCGTACCCGGCTGTTTCTCAGCCAGATCCTGCACTAGCCGCCGTTGGCCCGATCGGCTGTCCGGGCCCCGGGGCAGCCGGGCATCCAGGTTACGGGGACCGGCGATTTGCCACCGACCTCAGCGGGTTGGCCGGTTTGTCATCCCATGGACGGAAAAGCCCCATGAAACCCATTGTCGCCA belongs to Desulfobacteraceae bacterium and includes:
- a CDS encoding chalcone isomerase family protein; translated protein: MKNIVQILPVLSLAASLWLPPAASAAFSVEGVVFPTVYESRGQRLELKGAGLFRYMVFVKAYVGALYTEADTQPGQVLADRAKRLEISYFHPIAGEDFGPVTIRAISRNVPADVLARIRPQLDQHIALYRDVKPGDRYALTYIPGWGTELSLNGEPLGVTPGAEFAAAMFSIWLGPQPLNIDFKQALLGQA
- a CDS encoding amino acid ABC transporter ATP-binding protein → MIEIQHMHKWFGELHVLKDISLTVRRKERIVICGPSGSGKSTLIRCINRLEEHQRGRIRVDGIELTNDLKNIEKIRAEVGMVFQHFNLFPHLTILENLTLGPIWVRKEPKAQAEETAMALLEKVRIAEQARKYPGQLSGGQQQRVAIARSLCMKPSVMLFDEPTSALDPEMVQEVLEAMISLAREGMTMLVVTHEMGFAKSVAHRVLFMDEGQIVEEGTPEEFFENPRSDRTRLFLSQILH